GTGAAGGCGAAGTCCGCCGCGCCACCGGCTGCTGTGGACTGGTTCGGATCGCCGATCTGCACCATGTCTTCGTCGCCCGGTTGCTCTTGCCTGAACTTCCAGGTAACCACGCGCTCTCCCTGCATGATCGCCGTGCCATCTTCACCGTTGACCTCGATCCGGATGTCCGTCCCCGGCCACAGAGCGGTGCTGGCCTGGACGATCCCTTGCGCGCCATTGCGGAACCGCAGGAAGGCGTTCAGGGTGTCTTCCAGTTGCACCTCAGGGTGTGCGAGATTGGTCATTCGCGCCTCAACTTCAGACACCGGTCCCAGCAGGTGGTGCAGCAGGTCGATATAATGGAAGGCGTGCTGGATGGTGACCCCGGCGCCTTGATCCCGCTTGCTGCGCCAGTCGGCGGAAAGGTAGTACTCGGTGGACCGGTACCACTTCATATAAGCGTCGCCCTCGAGCAGCTTGCCGAAGCGCCCGGAATCGATGGCCGCTTTGATCGCTTCGATGGGCTTACGGAACCGCACCTGCAGCGAAATCGCGCACTGCACGCCGTTGGCGTCTCGCGCAGCGATCATCTGGTCCACCTTCTCCAGCGTCATGTCTGGCGGCTTCTCGACCACAACATGCTTGCCCGCCTCCATGGCCGGCACTGCGAACATGGCGTGCATGGAATTGGGTGTGCACACGCTCACCACATCGATGCGGTCGTCAGCCAGCATGGCCTCGAAACTTGCGGCGGCCTCGCAGTTGAACTTCGCGCAGAACTGCCCGAGGCGATCCGCGTCCAGGTCCGTCGCCGCGATGACCTGCCCGCCCTCAGCAGCGGTGATTGCGTTCCCGTGGAAGTCCGAGATCAGCCCGCAACCGACGATCCCGAAGCCCAGCGTCTCGTCGCTCATGTCATGCTCCTTGCGTGATTGGACTTGCGATTCAGCCTGCGGCCCGAGTTTACGGAACAAGAACCGCCTTCAGCGCCTCCATGCTCTCAACGGCTTCGAAAGCCTGCTCCCACTCAGTCAGCGGCAGTTTGTGGGTAATCAGCTCATCCACTCGCACCTGCCCCGACGCCATCAGCCAGATGGTCTTGTCCCAGCTTGCGTAGGCCGTGGACATGTTGAAGTAGAGGGTGATGACCTTGGTCATCGCCGCGTCCCAGTCAAGCTGCACCGGGCGCTTGCCGGTGAGGCCGATGGCGCAGATCTTCCCCCACTTGCGCACCAGGTCCACGCTTTGCGCGATTGCCGGCGGTGCGCCGGAACACTCGATCACGAGATCGGCGCCGCGCCCGTCAGTAAGTTCGCGGCACTTGTCCAGGGGGTTTTCCAGCGCAAAATTGACCACGTGGTCGATGCCCAGCTTCCGCGCGGTGGCTAACCGAAGCTCCTCGTCCGCCGGTGCTCCGACGATCATCACTTCGCGCGCACCCGCCGCCCTGGCAACCTGCGCCGCCAGAAGCCCGATGGGTCCGGGACCGAGCACCACCACGAAATCGCCCACCTCAATGGCCCCGCGCTCGATGATGTCCGTGACCGTGTTCGCCGCGGGCTCAACCAGCGCCGCTTGCTCAAAGCTCATGCTGTCCGGGATGCGATGCAGGAGTTTCGGCGGGTATTTGAGATACTTCGTGAAGGCCCCGTCGATGCCCCAGCCCGGCGACCGCTTCTCAGCGCAGTTCTGGACATGCCCTCGGCGGCACAGGTAACACTGCCCGCAGTGGAGGGTGTGGGGTTCGCCAACCACCCGGTCGCCCACCTGCCAGCCCTTCACCTTGTCACCGACCTGGACGATTTTCCCCGAGAACTCGTGCCCGAGAATGACAGGGGGCCAGTACGGAAACGTGTCGTGCTTTACGTGGACATCCGTGCCGCAGATGCCCGCCGCCATGATCTCAATCAGCACTTCCTCGTCGCTGATCGTCGGCTCGGGGACATCGCGCAGCTCCAGAAAGCCCTCCCCCTTCTGCGTCTTCACAAGGGCCAGCATATTGGCTCCTTTCGGGTGTCTGTCTGGGTCGGAGTCCTACGGAAAACCTACCGTAGCGCGGTGACCTGGAACCCCCGTACTTCGCCGGCGGAATCCACCTTACAGGCCTGGACGTATGCAGCAACCGCCTCGTGGGTGGCCCGGTCGATGGTGATCCCCCCGCACTGCAGCAGGCCCGCGGCAACCATCACCGGCCGCCCCACCACGTCATACGCCAGCATCTGCGGGTGGCCCATTTGGCCCACGGCAGCTTCGCCGGTGGCCACGCCTGCCCGTAACTGGGCCACAGTAGCGTCTCCGCCCAGTTCGGCCACGTATTCGGCGAAGCTCTGGCGCAGGGCCCACATCGCCCGCACCGCAATCTCCTCGCGGCCGCTGTCGAAGATCATGAGGATGCCGTCGCCCACGTACTTCACCAGGCGCCCATTGTGGGACAGGAGTACGTTTCCAGCTCGCTCGTAGAACCCCTGCAGAAACGAAACAATTTCATCCAGGTTCATGTTGCGAGTGGCCACGTTGAACCTGCCTATATCGGCGAAACAAACGGTGCAGCGTTGCTTCTTCATGCATTACCTCCGTGCTGGACTGCCCCGCACCAGTCGCTCACGAATGACCCGAGCACATGGGCGGCCATCAAGATGTCGTCCACGGCGATCTGTTCCTGGTTACTATGCGCAACGCCCAGCGAACCCGGCCCGAAGACCACCGTGGGGATCTTGAGTTGGTTGTTGTACAGCCACGCGTCGCAGGACGCGGTCATCGCGGATACCTTCGGCTCCCGTCCGCAGGCATTGCAGGCGGCTTGCAGGCCCCGCACCAGTGGGTGGTCGGGATCGATTACGTTGGCGTCATGACGATATGTGAACTCCATCTCGAAGTTCTCCGCAAGCCACGGGTCGCCGGCATCCCGCAAGGCCTGACGCATTTCGTCCATGACCTGCTCCTTGGTGCGGTCGGGAAGGATGCCCAGGACGCCCTTGAACACCGACTTCTGGGGTGCCTGAGCGGGCCAGTCTCCGGCCTGCAGCTGCCCGATTGTCAGCGGCGCCGGGTTCTCGAACTGGTCGAACAGGGGATACTTTCCTCGGGACTCGGCAATACAGCGGTCGTGGTATTCCGTGAGTGCCTGAATTGCGGTGATCGACTTCAGCAGGGCGCTCACCGTGCCGCCGGGCTTGCCGCTGTGACCCGACTGGCCGTATATGGTGGTCTCGAACCACACGGCGCCGCGCACCTGGGGCAGGATCACGAACTCCGTCGGTTCGAGCACGATCGCCGCATCCGCAGTGTCACCGGTGCGCACCATGGCAACGCTGCCGTTGCCGCCCACTTCCTCCTCGATGACGAAGTGGAATGTGATGTCCCCGCCTGGCGTGATGTCCAGGTCCTTGAGCAGCCGCAAGAGCGCCCAGGCCGTGACCGCCTGACCTTTGGCGTCACATGCGCCGCGCCCGAACACGATGCCGTCCACCACTTGCGGCTCGAAGGGCTTCTCGTGCATGGACGACGGCGGCACAACATCCAGATGAGTATTGAAGAGAAGGGACTTACCGCTTCCGTCGCCCCTCTTGATGGCTCGGATGCAGGGACGGTCACCGTACTTGATGCCGGCCACCGGATACGAGAAATCCGGGTCCTGCCGGATCGCCTCGGTGACAGGCACATACTCCACAACATCCGCCAGATCCTGAAGTGCTGCGAACATGCACTCCATCGCCGGGCCCTCACTGCCGGGCATGGACGGGATGCGAATGAGATCGCACAGAAGGCCGGTAACGTCCTCGCGCCGGGCCGACAAAGCGGCGTCAACCCGGTGTGCATCGATGGTCGCCATGACAGGCTCAGTCTCCTCGGGAACGTGCGGTCGGACCGGGCTAATATACTACAATTTCCCCCGCGGTGAAGTCCACTGAAACGCGATGGCGCTGGAATGTGAACGCAATTTGTGAAAAGGCGCACGCCCGCAGACGGCGTCGTCCCGGTCGGCAATCCTGAAAACCGCGTAGGCCGACCGTCTCGATCGGCGGATGTCGGCCTTTGCGTCCCTCTGGACGCCCGGCCGCAGGCCTATAGCCCCGGGGTGTCAACCCAGGGCACCGACGACCTACGC
Above is a window of Armatimonadota bacterium DNA encoding:
- a CDS encoding Gfo/Idh/MocA family oxidoreductase, which codes for MSDETLGFGIVGCGLISDFHGNAITAAEGGQVIAATDLDADRLGQFCAKFNCEAAASFEAMLADDRIDVVSVCTPNSMHAMFAVPAMEAGKHVVVEKPPDMTLEKVDQMIAARDANGVQCAISLQVRFRKPIEAIKAAIDSGRFGKLLEGDAYMKWYRSTEYYLSADWRSKRDQGAGVTIQHAFHYIDLLHHLLGPVSEVEARMTNLAHPEVQLEDTLNAFLRFRNGAQGIVQASTALWPGTDIRIEVNGEDGTAIMQGERVVTWKFRQEQPGDEDMVQIGDPNQSTAAGGAADFAFTEHKYMVEDMINAIRTGGKPRVTLESARHTLEIALAMYESADKGVPVTL
- a CDS encoding alcohol dehydrogenase catalytic domain-containing protein; the encoded protein is MLALVKTQKGEGFLELRDVPEPTISDEEVLIEIMAAGICGTDVHVKHDTFPYWPPVILGHEFSGKIVQVGDKVKGWQVGDRVVGEPHTLHCGQCYLCRRGHVQNCAEKRSPGWGIDGAFTKYLKYPPKLLHRIPDSMSFEQAALVEPAANTVTDIIERGAIEVGDFVVVLGPGPIGLLAAQVARAAGAREVMIVGAPADEELRLATARKLGIDHVVNFALENPLDKCRELTDGRGADLVIECSGAPPAIAQSVDLVRKWGKICAIGLTGKRPVQLDWDAAMTKVITLYFNMSTAYASWDKTIWLMASGQVRVDELITHKLPLTEWEQAFEAVESMEALKAVLVP
- a CDS encoding adenylate/guanylate cyclase domain-containing protein → MKKQRCTVCFADIGRFNVATRNMNLDEIVSFLQGFYERAGNVLLSHNGRLVKYVGDGILMIFDSGREEIAVRAMWALRQSFAEYVAELGGDATVAQLRAGVATGEAAVGQMGHPQMLAYDVVGRPVMVAAGLLQCGGITIDRATHEAVAAYVQACKVDSAGEVRGFQVTALR
- a CDS encoding M20/M25/M40 family metallo-hydrolase, whose translation is MATIDAHRVDAALSARREDVTGLLCDLIRIPSMPGSEGPAMECMFAALQDLADVVEYVPVTEAIRQDPDFSYPVAGIKYGDRPCIRAIKRGDGSGKSLLFNTHLDVVPPSSMHEKPFEPQVVDGIVFGRGACDAKGQAVTAWALLRLLKDLDITPGGDITFHFVIEEEVGGNGSVAMVRTGDTADAAIVLEPTEFVILPQVRGAVWFETTIYGQSGHSGKPGGTVSALLKSITAIQALTEYHDRCIAESRGKYPLFDQFENPAPLTIGQLQAGDWPAQAPQKSVFKGVLGILPDRTKEQVMDEMRQALRDAGDPWLAENFEMEFTYRHDANVIDPDHPLVRGLQAACNACGREPKVSAMTASCDAWLYNNQLKIPTVVFGPGSLGVAHSNQEQIAVDDILMAAHVLGSFVSDWCGAVQHGGNA